A region from the Rhodamnia argentea isolate NSW1041297 chromosome 7, ASM2092103v1, whole genome shotgun sequence genome encodes:
- the LOC115742555 gene encoding trihelix transcription factor ASIL1, producing the protein TNHPPLFLSLSLPVRRDLKTLKNFGTWPPTPRPPSPPPLPHPTTTPSPPPPPPPAAATATAKKPHPVPWTHEETVNLIRAYEEKWYALKRGPLKSSQWEEVAVTVAARCGYSYAEPSKTATQCRHKMEKLRKRYRSEKQRAGAASGWPYYELMERLERGPVPISARPIAAVPYSATRRAVVKGGDEEEEEEEEAEAEDDNEDEDYDANYSKSRSINHILRRPAMVKRFPSASAGAGGGKRKREAEEEEEEEEEEGGERRRRGRKRRAVWEIAGEIRGFAERYVGMENVKMEMMRESERWRMELERKRMDLIAQSQTKILDAIAKAFCFHS; encoded by the coding sequence ACCAACCACCcacccctctttctctctctctctctgcccgtCCGTCGCGATCTCAAAACCCTAAAAAACTTCGGAACATGGCCACCCACTCCTCGTcctccctctccccctcccctTCCCCACCCAACAACAACCCCCTCCCCTCCGCCACCGCCTCCGcctgccgccgccaccgccaccgccaagAAGCCCCACCCCGTTCCCTGGACCCACGAGGAGACGGTCAACCTAATCCGCGCCTACGAGGAGAAGTGGTACGCCCTCAAGCGCGGCCCCCTCAAGTCCAGCCAGTGGGAGGAGGTCGCCGTCACCGTCGCCGCCCGCTGCGGCTACTCCTACGCCGAGCCCTCCAAGACCGCCACCCAGTGCCGCCACAAGATGGAGAAGCTCCGCAAGCGCTACCGCTCCGAGAAGCAGCGCGCCGGGGCCGCGTCCGGCTGGCCGTACTACGAGCTGATGGAGCGCCTGGAGCGCGGCCCCGTGCCGATCTCGGCGCGGCCGATCGCCGCGGTGCCGTACAGTGCCACCAGGAGGGCCGTTGTCAAAGGAGGagacgaggaggaagaagaggaagaggaagcagAAGCGGAAGACGACAACGAAGACGAGGACTACGATGCCAATTACAGTAAGTCGAGGAGCATAAACCACATACTGAGGAGGCCGGCGATGGTGAAACGGTTCCCGAGCGCGTCGGCGGGGGCGGGAggggggaagaggaagagggaagcagaggaggaggaggaggaggaggaggaggagggaggagagaggaggaggaggggtaGGAAGAGGAGGGCGGTGTGGGAAATAGCGGGAGAGATAAGGGGGTTCGCGGAGAGGTACGTGGGGATGGAGAACGTGAAGATGGAGATGATGAGGGAGAGCGAGAGGTGGAGGATGGAGCTGGAGAGGAAGAGGATGGACCTCATCGCCCAGTCGCAGACCAAGATCCTCGACGCCATTGCCAAGGCCTTTTGCTTCCATTCTTGA
- the LOC115742516 gene encoding uncharacterized protein LOC115742516 isoform X2 — MVSRGVRSWTLVGLVGAFLDLALAYLLLCVAAFVFPASRFCHTFGIHLPCPCEGVLGFRSSSICLHKLLVEIPTRKIYSVQSLVRSKFPFGAVVSEDESRNSDLKLVGDKKVENGVTNLSGEKLFSSLSGAASQNSNDGEIDHDVKGKGVVVNQKQRSGLGIRRRRSRAVLAYGKFRRKNLKSAAGNVCPYRPDNGEMRSEIAESLGLVSGINGQVLDERKPIDVAEGERTCHSYELSGSFDGSKGVNFDSSSIDSYITDASDKVGICRTESSRIRMLEQALAEEKAAHAALYLELEKERAASATAADEAMAMIFRLQEEKASIEMEVRQNERMMGEKFAYDEEEMSILKEILIRRERENFFLENEVEAYRQISSGDQIRDDHVQDIKDSYGKSRPVLHPGEHVQSMAPEINNGGVINDYVMEPTQYCTSVKRCISHDGEGAEEYRENGDKECGNLRETVHDMQQIVHDVHVVDDKPEQPKIGTNEEEMGQKGHVSDANIDDVLELLVDSRSRTMVHDSERVSLSAVHYERLKLDIEVEWLREMLRIVQEGKEKLRISGINREGETNQLELLDDIQHQLEEIQRLRGPMRHASLPNVLSKLHS; from the exons ATGGTTTCTCGCGGGGTCCGTTCTTGGACTTTGGTTGGTCTTGTCGGGGCGTTCCTTGATCTCGCTCTTGCTTATCTCCTGCTGTGTGTGGCGGCTTTTGTGTTTCCTGCTTCAAGATTCTGCCATACTTTCGGGATCCATCTTCCTTGTCCGTGTGAGGGCGTGTTAGGGTTTCGAAGTAGTAGCATCTGCTTGCACAAGCTGCTTGTTGAAATACCCACAAGGAAGATCTACTCTGTTCAGAGCTTGGTGAGGAGTAAATTCCCTTTTGGTGCTGTTGTTTCTGAAGACGAGTCACGTAATTCAGACTTGAAGTTAGTCGGAGACAAGAAAGTTGAGAATGGTGTTACCAATTTGAGTGGCGAAAAGCTCTTTAGTTCTTTATCGGGGGCGGCATCGCAGAATTCGAATGACGGGGAGATTGACCATGATGTTAAAGGAAAGGGTGTTGTGGTAAATCAGAAGCAAAGGTCTGGACTTGGAATtcggagaagaagaagcagagctGTCCTTGCATACGGGAAATTTAGGCGTAAGAATTTGAAGTCAGCCGCTGGTAATGTTTGCCCCTACCGTCCTGATAATGGAGAAATGAGAAGCGAAATTGCAGAAAGTTTGGGCCTTGTTAGCGGGATTAATGGTCAAGTCCTGG ATGAAAGAAAACCCATAGACGTTGCTGAGGGTGAAAGAACGTGCCATAGCTATGAGCTGAGTGGATCTTTCGATGGGAGCAAAGGTGTGAATTTTGATTCATCTTCTATTGACAGCTATATCACTGATGCTTCAGACAAGGTAGGGATTTGCAGAACCGAGTCAAGTAGAATCAGAATGCTAGAACAAGCACTTGCTGAAGAGAAAGCTGCTCATGCTGCACTTTACCTGGaattagagaaagagagagctgcTTCTGCTACTGCTGCTGATGAAGCTATGGCCATGATATTTCGCCTGCAAGAAGAGAAGGCATCGATAGAAATGGAAGTTAGGCAGAATGAGAGGATGATGGGAGAAAAGTTTGCCTATGACGAAGAGGAAATGAGTATTCTCAAAGAGATCCTAAttaggagggagagggagaattTTTTCCTGGAGAATGAAGTTGAAGCATATAGACAAATTTCTTCCGGAGATCAAATCAGGGATGATCATGTGCAAGACATCAAGGATAGCTACGGGAAAAGCCGTCCTGTGCTTCACCCGGGTGAGCATGTACAGTCCATGGCACCAGAGATCAACAATGGTGGAGTTATTAATGATTATGTAATGGAGCCAACCCAGTACTGCACAAGCGTGAAGAGATGTATCTCTCATGATGGAGAAGGGGCGGAGGAATATAGGGAAAATGGAGATAAAGAATGTGGCAACCTTCGAGAAACTGTGCATGACATGCAACAGATAGTTCATGATGTTCATGTGGTTGATGATAAACCAGAACAACCGAAGATTGGCACAAATGAGGAAGAAATGGGGCAGAAAGGTCATGTCAGCGATGCTAATATCGATGACGTATTAGAATTGTTGGTTGACTCACGGAGTAGAACAATGGTACATGATTCTGAAAGGGTTTCCTTGTCGGCAGTTCATTATGAAAGATTAAAGCTTGACATTGAAGTTGAATGGCTCAGAGAGATGTTACGAATTGTTCAAGAGGGAAAGGAGAAGTTGAGAATATCTGGAATAAACAGGGAAGGAGAGACAAACCAGTTGGAACTGTTAGACGATATACAACATCAGCTTGAGGAAATTCAACGGCTAAGGGGGCCCATGCGGCACGCTTCCTTACCCAATGTATTATCTAAG CTTCATTCTTAG
- the LOC115742516 gene encoding uncharacterized protein LOC115742516 isoform X1, translating to MVSRGVRSWTLVGLVGAFLDLALAYLLLCVAAFVFPASRFCHTFGIHLPCPCEGVLGFRSSSICLHKLLVEIPTRKIYSVQSLVRSKFPFGAVVSEDESRNSDLKLVGDKKVENGVTNLSGEKLFSSLSGAASQNSNDGEIDHDVKGKGVVVNQKQRSGLGIRRRRSRAVLAYGKFRRKNLKSAAGNVCPYRPDNGEMRSEIAESLGLVSGINGQVLDERKPIDVAEGERTCHSYELSGSFDGSKGVNFDSSSIDSYITDASDKVGICRTESSRIRMLEQALAEEKAAHAALYLELEKERAASATAADEAMAMIFRLQEEKASIEMEVRQNERMMGEKFAYDEEEMSILKEILIRRERENFFLENEVEAYRQISSGDQIRDDHVQDIKDSYGKSRPVLHPGEHVQSMAPEINNGGVINDYVMEPTQYCTSVKRCISHDGEGAEEYRENGDKECGNLRETVHDMQQIVHDVHVVDDKPEQPKIGTNEEEMGQKGHVSDANIDDVLELLVDSRSRTMVHDSERVSLSAVHYERLKLDIEVEWLREMLRIVQEGKEKLRISGINREGETNQLELLDDIQHQLEEIQRLRGPMRHASLPNVLSKVKIQDMQPPSANWETQEST from the exons ATGGTTTCTCGCGGGGTCCGTTCTTGGACTTTGGTTGGTCTTGTCGGGGCGTTCCTTGATCTCGCTCTTGCTTATCTCCTGCTGTGTGTGGCGGCTTTTGTGTTTCCTGCTTCAAGATTCTGCCATACTTTCGGGATCCATCTTCCTTGTCCGTGTGAGGGCGTGTTAGGGTTTCGAAGTAGTAGCATCTGCTTGCACAAGCTGCTTGTTGAAATACCCACAAGGAAGATCTACTCTGTTCAGAGCTTGGTGAGGAGTAAATTCCCTTTTGGTGCTGTTGTTTCTGAAGACGAGTCACGTAATTCAGACTTGAAGTTAGTCGGAGACAAGAAAGTTGAGAATGGTGTTACCAATTTGAGTGGCGAAAAGCTCTTTAGTTCTTTATCGGGGGCGGCATCGCAGAATTCGAATGACGGGGAGATTGACCATGATGTTAAAGGAAAGGGTGTTGTGGTAAATCAGAAGCAAAGGTCTGGACTTGGAATtcggagaagaagaagcagagctGTCCTTGCATACGGGAAATTTAGGCGTAAGAATTTGAAGTCAGCCGCTGGTAATGTTTGCCCCTACCGTCCTGATAATGGAGAAATGAGAAGCGAAATTGCAGAAAGTTTGGGCCTTGTTAGCGGGATTAATGGTCAAGTCCTGG ATGAAAGAAAACCCATAGACGTTGCTGAGGGTGAAAGAACGTGCCATAGCTATGAGCTGAGTGGATCTTTCGATGGGAGCAAAGGTGTGAATTTTGATTCATCTTCTATTGACAGCTATATCACTGATGCTTCAGACAAGGTAGGGATTTGCAGAACCGAGTCAAGTAGAATCAGAATGCTAGAACAAGCACTTGCTGAAGAGAAAGCTGCTCATGCTGCACTTTACCTGGaattagagaaagagagagctgcTTCTGCTACTGCTGCTGATGAAGCTATGGCCATGATATTTCGCCTGCAAGAAGAGAAGGCATCGATAGAAATGGAAGTTAGGCAGAATGAGAGGATGATGGGAGAAAAGTTTGCCTATGACGAAGAGGAAATGAGTATTCTCAAAGAGATCCTAAttaggagggagagggagaattTTTTCCTGGAGAATGAAGTTGAAGCATATAGACAAATTTCTTCCGGAGATCAAATCAGGGATGATCATGTGCAAGACATCAAGGATAGCTACGGGAAAAGCCGTCCTGTGCTTCACCCGGGTGAGCATGTACAGTCCATGGCACCAGAGATCAACAATGGTGGAGTTATTAATGATTATGTAATGGAGCCAACCCAGTACTGCACAAGCGTGAAGAGATGTATCTCTCATGATGGAGAAGGGGCGGAGGAATATAGGGAAAATGGAGATAAAGAATGTGGCAACCTTCGAGAAACTGTGCATGACATGCAACAGATAGTTCATGATGTTCATGTGGTTGATGATAAACCAGAACAACCGAAGATTGGCACAAATGAGGAAGAAATGGGGCAGAAAGGTCATGTCAGCGATGCTAATATCGATGACGTATTAGAATTGTTGGTTGACTCACGGAGTAGAACAATGGTACATGATTCTGAAAGGGTTTCCTTGTCGGCAGTTCATTATGAAAGATTAAAGCTTGACATTGAAGTTGAATGGCTCAGAGAGATGTTACGAATTGTTCAAGAGGGAAAGGAGAAGTTGAGAATATCTGGAATAAACAGGGAAGGAGAGACAAACCAGTTGGAACTGTTAGACGATATACAACATCAGCTTGAGGAAATTCAACGGCTAAGGGGGCCCATGCGGCACGCTTCCTTACCCAATGTATTATCTAAG GTGAAGATCCAAGACATGCAGCCGCCGAGTGCGAATTGGGAAACGCAAGAGAGCACGTAG